The Oenanthe melanoleuca isolate GR-GAL-2019-014 chromosome 1, OMel1.0, whole genome shotgun sequence genome segment AGCCATTGTACCTAACTCATTGGAGATGCCCAATCCTAGAGCTTGAAAGAAGAGTGGTAAGAATACTGCACGTTCTGTTCTGAAAAAGAAGTTTCAAAAAAGCCTCTCAAATTAACTCAAGTACTGCGCAAATCAGCAGATACTTCTGAAATTGTGCCATCTCTGCCTCAGGTCACTCACCTGTAACTTCTAAAAGAAGGTTGTGGgagattttgaaaataaattagctTAATGTTTTTTGTTCCAGTCAAGAATAAAAAATTGGATACGGGTGAAGGCTGGAGGTATATAAAGGAGCTGAAAGATTGTACTATGAAGTACAGTGTCATGCACCTACCATCTAATGTAAATGTCTGCTATAAACATGGAGTTCATCATCTAGAAACTacaaaggagaaggaaagatacaaaggaaaagaaagatctGGGAACATTGCTAGGTCTTGTGATAATTGAGGCAGCACTTTAATGGTCTCTTACAATGTGATTGTAAAATGTCTCAATGGCTATCACAGAAGCACTAATGCCTTTGACTTTTGGGAGAACTCATCTGGACACTTGTTTATACTTCTGTCTTcacaacagaaaaatgagagCAAACTGGAGAAAGGGCTAGTGAGGCTGTTACCAAGATCAGAGGAATGGTGGCCAGTTTTGAAAGGTAAAGAAGAATACATGGCcttgcaaaatgaaaactgagGGATGAATAAGACAACAGTACAATACATCCACAATATATCTGAAGGATTAACAGCAAGATGGGAACCAGATGAGATGAGGTACAGTTCTTGGCAAAACAGTCATTAAGTATGAGATGAATGGGAATAATTTGAGGTTGAAAATCAAATAGTTTTTTAAGAGAGTAGTGAGAGTCTTGGGCAGTATCCAAAAGGACAGAGTGGAAGACCCCTTGCTGGGCTGGAGATGAGGCTTGAACTCTTTGACGAGAGTGTAAGCAAGGCCTGGGCTCAGACTTAGGAGTCTATAGCCAGTTAAATATGTTAACTGTAGTAGATGCAGTATGCACACTTGGACATGCTGCCTTCAGTGCATGTGGGTGGTTgacctttttcttctctcaagtGAAATCAAGTCATTTAGATATTCTGGCCTCATACTTCAGAGCTTGAGCTGCTTTAATCTTAGTAAGCCTTCAGGAGCCAGATTACCAGCATATCTGCCCCACAATGTCTGGGAGCATATGGGGAGATCTCTTTCAGATGGCTGGTTTTTAATGTGCAGCCAGAGAGGTCTGTTGAGTGCCTGAGCAAAGAAGGGGATGTATGTGCTGTCTTTTAGCATTTCCAAGATGCAGGAAACCCTCAGGTCTGTTCGCTCCAGGATATCAGTGAGTCCTGGTTTATGCAGCGTTTTGGAATTGAAAAACTCCGTTGTGTaagagctgaaggaaaaaatacattctcAGCCTTTGGATGGCCTCCACTTCATGTTTGTCACATGCAATTCATATCTGAAAGGAGCTTGTGTCACTGCTGATGTTATGTGCCATGTCATAAAAGCTTCGGTGATATTTTCTGACCTCTTGAAAACTACTGAAAGAGATTTGCAACTCGTAAATGCCATCTGCCATGGCAAAGCAGGTTCCCAGTTCTCCAATCACATATGCCTCTTGTGAAATGTTGCATCACCTTGAAAAAAAGTCAGCATATTGATGGAGGAAGCTTGTTTCACTCATTCCTAAATTCTTTACATAATTCAtctatttactttttttgcaTATTAAGAACCCTGAGGAGTGGAAATTCAGCAAATGCATTATAGCTTTAGGAGTTCTGTTTCATTAAAGCTGTATTTACTTCTGAATTTTTGGTACTCAGAATTGGAACCATTCTCCCTATGACCTTAGTCTTTTGCAGATACTCATGGGTTTCACAGATGGAAGTGTGAAAAGTCTGAGCTGTCTCAGGAACACATTACAGGActtttggggggggggggggggcgtGTAAAAAAGAGGGGAGTATTCTTCATTAACCTAGGCTTGTTCCCATAGTCCATTAAGGGAGCTGAGATGTGCTAATTATTTTAAGTTGATTCAATTTATGTCACACCAGTAGCCTCAGATGTGGGATAAGGAGACTAAATGTTTGGCTCAGTTTTTGCTGGGCTGACTGCTTATATAATGAACAGTTTTGAATCAGTTGAGACAGTTTTTACAGCCTggaaaaaataagcaaagaatTTCATGCTTGGGTAGGAGAGAAGAGCACTGTATTCACTTAACTGTTACTTTGCATAGTGCTGTTGTTGGCTGCTCTGGCTTTTGCATGTCAATAAGACAAACTTTCTAAAGAGAGGATTTATTGCAGGAAATGTGTCCATGTTACAGGCCGTATACACAACATGCATTAATTTCTGAGTAACAATGAGCAAAAGCTACTTCAGATGGTGCCAGGGTGCAAAACTGCATCTCTACAGACTGGTGAGAGGCAACAGATCTCCCTTCTGTCATAAACAgttctttttgtgtttgctgaAACAAGTGTGAGCATTGTCTAGCCCTCACAACCAGTACTGAAGAAGTTAGGTCTGTTTTTATCACTGTATTACAGGCAGGAAGGAGGTGCGCTGAAAAATGAAGTGACAACACTAGCAAATCTGTGTAAGCAGCAAACTGAGACACCAGAAGCCCTGTCTCATTACATCATGCCCAAGTGCCCTGGGCAAACCCGTTCTTTTTAGTGTGTTTGTACATAGCATAGACTTCAATACTGCTTgcaattctgatttttataCATAAGATTATAATTTCCATGGCAGGACCTATCCTCAGGCTCCTTGAGAAAAAGATTTTGTCATTTCTTCATTGGGGTATTGAGAGGTGAGGCTAGATGTGCACGGGTTTCACAGAAtggataaataaaaaataccagggagaagagaaatCAAGGAGCCTGTGAGCATCATTCTGGATGTCTTGTTCTGAGGTGGCAGGGGTATGTTCTCAGCACTTGCAAGATGAAGCCGTTACAGTGTGCTGCTCCCTTCAGCAGACCAGATGGAAATGTCCCACTGTGCAAGCATCATCCCAAGAGCCCTGCTCACAGGTAGAGTGATGAAACCCAAAAGCTGCTGTGCAGTTCAGTGGGTTTTTTGTAGCTGCTTTGCCATGTAGCCATTTCATTCTGAGCTGTTTTTATAGATCCTGATGAAGTCTGCAAAACAAACTTATTTTCAACTGCTACTCACATGATTCTTATCTTACCATTCATAATTTTAAGAAGCTAATATGGGAGTTGAGTGGGATAGTTTTTTGCATTGACTGCTGTGCAGTAATGACGTTTTTGCCTGGTTTGGCCCTGAAACAGAAGGAGAAGCCATCTCTTTTTTGCAGTAACTACGACAACAAAGTAAACAACAAAGTAAAGACAACAGGTTATCAGTGACTGCAGGCTGATTGGTGCAGTGTAAAACTACACTGTTTTATTGTGAAATCAGCCTATTCGCGTGGCCTGGGAGATACCAGGGCAGGCACATGAAACAGATGATATTTGAACTCCTTAGAGGGTATTGTGTAGCTTTTTATCACAGCCCAGTCATAGCTGACATTTAAAATGTGCTgcaaggagggagggagattAGGAGATGTCTCAGTAGAGATATTGCAGCCCATCTGAGCTTTTCAGAGCGAGAAACTGTACCCAGCTGGGTATCACTGGATGGTCTCAAAATTGTCTACTTGAATAATAAGCAGGTACACCATGTGTGGGAAGGGATTTTCAGGGCAGAAAAACTCCTTAGCATCTAGCTAAGGGAACAGCAAGGCAGTGCTGTTGAGAAGGCTGCATGAGGAGCCAGGCCTACTGCTTTCCTTCCAACGCTGAATAACTTCTCTCATTTTAGGAACTTTCCGCTGTACATTCTGTGAGACTGAAGTAGAAGAAGATGAGTCGGCAATGCCCAAAAAGGATGCAAGGACACTCGTTGCACGGTTTAATGAGCAGATTGAGCCCATCTATGCACTGCTTCGTGAGACGGAAGACGTTAACTTAGCCTATGAAATCCTGGAGCCAGAACCCACAGAGATTCCTGCCCTGAAGCAGAGGTGGGAGCGCACCTGGTCTTTCCTCACTTCACTGCATCCTTGTAGAGTGTTCCTCTGCTCTATGGGGCTTTCCCAAACCTTGTGGAGGACTTGTTCAGCACCAGCTATGAAAACAACTGACAAATTGCCCCAGGGATGTTTGGTTTACAAGGAGATGGAGGGCTGTAACCATTTTTTGCTAAACAAGGcaaattactgtttttctgGTCAGCCCTCTGCATGTATTTTTCTATGAGGTGGGATGATTGAATTACCTACTGCTTATCATGCTGCACACCGAGCCCTTGCcctaatatttaaaaaatgcaaactgtGGCTGCTTGACAAAGCTCTGAAAGTGCCACCTATACCCTCTTCTATCTCTCAAATACGTATCTTTCAtctcttccttttgcttctACCTAGCTTTTGAAATGAAGCTATCTGCAATCCACACCTTGTATTTCAAATCCTCATATTACGACATTCTAGTTTGAAGACATTACTTGTAGTAAgcaaatttcttctgtttttgtcCAACTTGTTACACACCTTTTCAGGAAAAGACCGTGTTGGAATCAAAAACTCCTTAAAATGTTCTTACCCATGGGAAATGACATGTTCTTTTAGAACATTCCTAGCTTTACAAAAACAGATGATGtttaaataatgcaaaaagaTGTGGGGAGCTGTCACTTTTGTCAGCTATGGTCAAATGTGATGCACTtctgtgtatttaaaaaaaaattaattatacaCATGGCGGAAAAGAACTGTACCATGAGGAGAAGCATTCCCACAGTGCCTTGGAGTGCTTGGCTTTAGTTAATAGGGAGAGCAAgcagaatattctttttttttctttcaggctaACCTTGAGAAAGATTGTTCCTCATATATTTGTGCTAGACAGCTTCcaattaatataataaaaattctttgtCTATTCATAGTCTTTTTCTAGCCAAGAAGGTAGTAATATTTCCTCATCAATTCTGatggaaaaacagaagcaatATAAAGAGAAGAACAGATTTTTCGAAGGTCACTCAATGCATCTTTGGTGATATGGGGAGTTCTTTGAAGCATTTATACCCAAGCTGAATCACTAGACTTtgctttaaaatcccttttcaGTAGTTTAAGTAGTAGAACTGGAATAACCCTACCAAAAATAGAGTAATTTTTCAGTCTTCCCTTTTTGTATACAGGAAATTATCACAGCAGAGGCCTGGTGCAGTCCCATGATTAAATAGTAGTACCCACTTACTTGACTcttaaatacttaaaaaacATTGTAAATTATTAATTACTCTGTGCAAGGGATGACAAAATAAATAGGGAGCTTTTTAAATGCTTACTTGAACACAACTTGCTTCAGCACATACAgtgatttaattatttattaactCTTATTAATTCAAAGCAGTTAATTCCATGAAAGCACTgctgtgagatttttttaaagtgccaAACCCTGGGTTATTTATCCCTCTCTGTTTTTATGGAGTTTTGAGTGTCTGAAATTATTgacaaaactgacatttggtGATTCTGAAACAAACCAAAGAGGTTACAAAATGCCCGCATCTTCTCTTTGCAGTAACTTGGGCAACTTCACATATTTTCAGGAGAGTTACAGCTCTAAGTGGCCCCACTGGCAAAGCATAACTTCCATTCACCTGCCCTGGGAAACTGAGTGGATCTTCATTCATGTTTTCCTAAGAGGCTGTTAATTTTCTTAATCACAGGAGAATATGAATTAGCCCTCCAGGTTTCAAAATAAACTTGCTTTACTTAAGCctttctctgtgattttttaaaaattatggatTTTAATAATCCTTCTATTTCCTTGTGTAAAAATAGCATGATTTCAATTAAGGAAAAATCTTCACAGAATGAATTTTCTGTGGTCATGTTGTCAAGAACCATGGGTTGTCTGTTGTGAAGTTGAAGCTCTTAAGAGCGACAcaatgaaaatgtgttttatctccaatgtggtaaaaaaaaaagagttatcCCATTATCCAAGGCCTTTCTTAATAGTCTGGGCAGGATTGAGATGAAAATTTCAAGTTGTTTGCCCACTGCACAGTGTGGTTTCTGTGGGCCATACCTCAGCTGTGTCAAGGGCTATTTATGTTGCCTTGAAAGGCAGCTAAACCACTCATTAAGGGATTTCCATCAGTGTGAATAAAACAGACTGTAAATGTAGCCACATCTGGGCCACTGAGCTGCCACAATTCCTACCTGCAGGGTGGGTATGTGAAGTCTAGAGCAAGGTGGGGAAAAAGTAGTTCGTGGATCTAAGAGAGAACGAGAACTTTAAGAGATCCCttcatcctgctctgtgctgctggtatAAGGCAACTCCCATACCTGGTCTTTTGTTCATGCCTGGTCCATGGTGTCTAATCCAGTACTTTGGAACAGGTGGCTGAACTGTAAGTTCTCCTCTCGCAGAAAGAAGTGTTCCCCTGCTCAGGTAGTCTTGGGGTGGTACTCACACCTACCAACAGTGTCACTGaagataaaaatacataaattaaGGCACATTTGCAAAGCTTACTGGCATCCAAAATTAGACAGAAAGTGCCTAGATGGCTCCAGCTCAGTGTGGGATATTGAAGTAGATCACGTAAAGCAATTAGTACTGTAGGTGTCTCttagaaatgtttcatttttgaCACGTTCCTGACGTCATGGAATAAGTGTTTTGCTGCTAAATGGTTCTGTATTGGAAAAAAGTCAATTTCAGGCACACTTACAGGGGCTTCTGTACAAAAGTATTATTAGGTAGTTCCTGGCACTACTGAGGGTTTAGTGCCACACTGTAGTCATGGGAAGGGAGAGCTTGGGCGAGAGCTGCATTGTGCATCCTGTGAGGAAAGTGGATTACATTAAATTGTCAGGGAAATGCTAGTTAGAGATTTTTATTGTGTGGGAAGCAGAGTGATGCTTTTCACAGAACACACTCCTGTCTTGGAGAGCTGAAAGGTACCAACACTCAAAATAACATACTGGGAAGAAGGTCTTTGTGTGGTTCCTTAGGTTACATAAGCAATGCATGTGCATGAGCCTTCTGCCGCAAAATTCAAGGCTGCTGTGAAGCTCTCCtagcagagcaggctgcaggatTGCTAAGGACACAAGACATGCTAACATAGATGCTGTGAAGTACTTTTTTAGCAGATCCCAGCCATTCCACTACTGAGAGGCTGTGAGTAGCTCTCGATCAACGCTGTGGCTGAACACACCAATATTTTTTATCTGAGGAAGAGCAATGTTCACCTGCCTGTGTGATTTCCCCTCACTGTTTACCCCTAAAAATCCAGCAGAATTAGCTCATCAAACAGTGGTAATGTCCTTGCTAAAAAAGACACATATTAGTCAGGTCTTATCCAAGTGCAACTTTATTTTAAGCTTCTTGATTGGTGAAAAGGTCATTGGGTAGAGAGCAGCAACTGAACCATGCTCACTGATGACAACTGTCAGCTCAGCTGGCATCGTGGAGTAACCCTGATGGATTTACTTTGGacaagaggaggaggagttAAGGCAGGGCTGTTCCTCATGAAATGCTACAGTTACCCCTGGCAATCAGATGACTGAAATGATAAAGCTGAGGGTGGGTGTGGTCTGCATCAGATTTGTTTCTCTGAAAAGATGAAATCTCATTCTGAAGTAGAGGAACAGTCATGTTTGGCTCTCCCTACTGTATGCATATTtagcagcacaggctggggtgTATTTTAGGCTCACTGCCATGATCAGtgtgcagaaaatatttcacctgATACCCTCTTTCAATCAGATCTAGGCAGGAATGTTTCTCTCCATCAGTATCCTGAGCTAGAAGGGACCCTGCAGGGACATATGCTGAAAGCAAAGGAGGGCTCTCAGCAGTCAAAGCCATACCCTTCCTTCTGGGTCAGCACCTTTATTTCTCCAGCTTTTCCACAGTGAGGAcaatttttctgtctcctcctgCACTCCATCAGCACACAAAGCCTTTTGCCCAGCCCTAGTCCTCTAGTTTGaatgtgctttcttttctttcttctcttcctggaCTCCCCAGTCCTCCCAAGGCTGTGTCTCTGCATATTACAGACACAGGAGAGGTGAATTTTCCTGTATGTTGTCACTCACAATTCAAGCTAAGGTTtgaattgtttttttcatggTGAGTTAACTCCTTCAGGAGTTCTGTGATTAATAACAGCATACAGCTCTGAGCATGCTGAGTCCCTGGGCCTGCTATCTACCTTGGTTAAACTTCAGTGCTTTTTTAATGCAGTATTTGGTTGCTGTGTGAAGGCCAAAAAGAGCCTTTTCCAAATACCAGACTACTGTTTAactgtgttttgctgctgtggcttttgtttcagggaattctgggattttaggCTTTTTTTAACATAAGTGCATTTGCATCTCTAGTGTTACCTCTTTTCAGTGACTGTGGTGGATGTTGCTATGGCCCTATGTAGGGCTTCCCACTAGAGATCCATAAGTTCCCCAAACCAGCAAGCTGGCACAGCAATTCCTGGCAGCATGTTAGAACTGAGAATGAAAGTTCTCAGTGAAGATCATGGGAGATAACAAATCATAATTTAAGTGTTTTTGTCTAAGGAGGGGCTTGTTCTGAGggctctgtttttctctctttgacTTGTATGTAGCAAGGAGCGTGCAGCTGGTGCTGgttcagggacagcagctggccTTGCAGGTGGACACCATCGGGAAGCATGGACTACAAAAGGACCATCATATGAGGACTTGTATACCCAGAATGTTGTCATCAGCATGGAGGACCAGGAGGATCTGAACCGGTGTGCAAATGAAGGAAAGCCAGCTAGAGAGAGACCCATTTGGCTGCGTGAGAGCACGGTGCAGGGGGCTTATGATCCAGATGAAATCAAAGATGGTAAGAAATTCACAGAGCTGAAGTACTGCTCTGCTTATACAAGGCCTTTACAGTGCTGTCAAAAATGTGTTCTGCTGTATGTGTgtacagctgctgctcccaacaCTGGAGTGTCTGCTCCCTTCTGCTATGCAAAGCACCTGTGTGTAGGCAGATGTAAAATTCCTTAGATCCAGGATTGAAATCTAGGTCAGTAAAGCTGAGCTGTCCATGAAATTTTGTGGgggcttttaaaatgttaattaacTGTTATGTCTTCCATCTTGAGAGCTTATTGCTTCTAGATGAAGGTCTTTCATTTTCATCTAGAAAGCTGTTTCCCTAATAGCTTGCTGCTGAAAAATGTTCCGTGACTCTGAAGTCTACTAAATCTACCAGCGGTGTTTATATGCTCCCAGCCTTCCTGCTAATTGTTTATCAAAACTTGTTATATATGAAGGATACTCAGAGCTTCTGGAAGTACAGTAGGAAGGTCTGTCACCATGATGGGCGAGTCTTAATTCCCTTCTGTTTGTTTctcattatttctgcttttattttcattcatctTGGGGTCAGGTTGCCCACAGACCTTGGTCAAGATCTTATAACCATTAGTAGGAGCATTCTGCTTTGGTATGTGTGCTATTTAAGTTTTCATGCCAAAATTGGAAATGGAGACCTATTATGATTTTTACAAGAGTGAGTCAATAGATACAATCTTTAGAGTAATTTTAAGATTATGGACTGAAACTGATGCCCTAGGAAGAAAAGATGGCAAAAGGGAGCCATGTGTGTATGTGACCCTGGAACTTGTGCCATGTTCAGGCGGGGAGTGGAGTATTTAGATGTAgcaaaagtgaagaaaatagATGTGATATAATGGCCAGAAGATTCCTAAAGAACTTGTTCACATATAACGTCTTTCAAGTGTACTATGGAtcccaaaacatttttcaaatagaTTAAGCAAAGTGAGATGATTGAAGAAGTCGCTCCTGCAGTCTGTAGCAGATGTTGTTACTCACCAGCCATGGTGAGTTGTCACCCCATTTTTCTGCTAGACATTCAATTCACCTGTAGTTTTAAATCAGCTCGTTGAGACAACTTCTGATGTCCACAGCATAAATGTTTCTCAAGAAGTCACTGAGGGACATGGAGGTGGAGTATCTCCTTATGGGATGGTGGCAGCACTGCTTAACCTCCTCAGCTACTGGAGATCAAAGAGAGGCAGTTTGTGGAAATAGCCTGAAATTGCTGCTGCAACACATAAACAGGAAGGACAGAAACTTGGGACCATTAACAGAAAAGATTTACTGCTTGGATCTGGCGGAAACAGTTCTTGCAAGCAAGAGACTGACCCTCAGAGCCACAAAGTCACCCTTTGTGGAGCTATCTCTGGCTATTGTTGTTTCACAGCTCTTAGTGTGATGAGCTATATTATTTCACAGAGATGCTCTCCTACAGCCTCTTACGCTCCACAGTCACAAGCAGTGAGCTGAGCACACGACTGCCAACACAATGCCTTTGTTCTTCCTTTATTTCAGGAATTTGGAAGTGGTCTaatactactactaataatacTAGTTTTAGGCATCACCCCTTACTACAACTTTATTTACAATGAAACAGAATTCTGGTGAAATTAGGTATGGTTTTTTCAGCCTTCATTTTACCACAGAAAAGGAGTGGCCACAGACTGCTCTGGTTTTTAGTGCTAGATGCAGAACAAATTTccttcacattatttttttgcatCTCAAGTGGAAAAATGTAACCAGCACATTTCTGACTGGGGTGGGGAAAGACTTGGGAGCCACCTGCCTAGATGTGGTGCTGAAACCATGAcagtctgtgtgtctgtgtcttgGAGGAGTAGGCAAGTGGCTGCCTGTATAAAGACAGAATGCCAACACCTCAGTTCCAGCAATTGTTCATAGGCAGCATCTTTTGGAGTAAGacagaaagttttattttttaggccttaatttttttctccatatttaattttctgttctgctttttaaaaaattatttattttttttcatactgcCTGTAGTTCTTTTGGTTCTAGGTAGACTCACAGCCCTCTCACCAAATGTAGGATTAGGAGAGGTTTATGTGGGATGCTACTTTTTGAGCAGAATTTTACCTTTTGAGTCCATGAACTGCAGACATCCTGCTGACCAGAACCATGTTGAACCCTACCAGCTGTTGTACAGCCAAGTTTACTGAAAGAGGAGCACAGGCCAGGTCTGTCAGCTGGGACTGACTGCAGTCCCCTTGAAATAAGAGGTGTGGGTAGGGATCCACAGGGACTGTCTAGGCAGTGTTTCAGCTTGGAGAGCTGGTTAGTGCTGTGCTGTACAGCTGGGCTACAGGCtgtcagctgcagctgctctatGCCACCACCATCTTCCTGTAAGGAGCTTTTCCCCTTCCTGCCTGGTATAGGTACATCTCTGAGCTCACGGCTGTTCTATATGTTGGTTTATAACACATGGTTTCCACATATTCTTTGTCTACTTGGATctatttcttctctgtgttAATCCTTGCAGGCAGGAAGCTCAGCAGGATGGGCTCTGGCCTTGGGGTCTGTATTTTAAGgactgctttgctttctgctccACTCTAATGCCCGAGTTGGACACTTCCCTGGAGAAGTCTTTTCCAGGTGCCTGCCCATCATGCATTTGTTGTCTTCACTTGCAGTGTGCTCCTGGTCAAGGCTTCTAGCTGGGAGCCACAGTGACTCTAGGCCTCCCAGCTCCAAGGAAATGTCAGTACTTGCTCTACCATTATGAGACATAGCTGTCTTTGTCTTTCAAGGGAAAGAAGGAGTTGGCATAGAGAAAGGGTGTGACTTGGCCAACTGACCTCAGTGGCATTAATTAATAAAGGCTAAGAAAACTTTCAAAGCCATCACACAGATCTCTTTGAGAAAATGCTCATTCCCTTGTGTCCCTTTGCAGGGGGCCGGGATCTGGATGTGTTCCAGGAGCGTGAGGAGAGCCGGACAGCCCTGGATGACAATGAGGAGGTGATGCGTGCCCTGCTTATCCATGAGAAGAAGACACCTTCCGCTTCCACCGTCACTGTCAGCGGCACCGCTCCTCTCTCCGGTGGCAACGCGAGTGACTCCGAGAGCGAGACAAGCGAGTCAGAGGAGGAGTCCCCTCCCCGCCCTGCTGCCATGGCTACTACAACATatgggctggaggaggaggaggaggatgaagagtTCGAGGTGGTGGCAGAAGACCCCACTGTCACAGTGGCTGGGCGTCCACATTCTTACAGCCAAGTGAGCCAGCGCCCCGAGCTGGTGGCCCAGATGACGCCGGAGGAAAAAGAGGTTTACATAGCTATGGGGCAACGCATGTTTGAGGACATGTTTGATTAACTGGTCTCTGCCATGGCAGTTTTTAAAAGGTGACTTTTTAAGGCAGAGATTCTTAACAGAAGACTGGAGCGCATCTTCTCTCccctgtgtgcaggcagggtCACTGTGGCACAGCACTGCTAATTTCAGGCATCCTACTTGCCAGAGcgggggagcagcagagctgcatgtGCCAAAACACATAGGGGAGGACAAGTCTCAGAAGTGAGGATGCTTGCAAGGTAAAATTCTGCTTCAGGGTGCCTTGCTACACCTTGCTGTAGGCACTGCTTTAACCTCCTCCAAGGCCCTAGCAGCTCTTTCTCCTGATAGctttaaattgatttttgttGCAGATCCTAGTGAAGTCTTCATCCCTGCTCCTAGGGGACATAAGGGTTCCATAGTCTGAGCACAGCGCTCTGCTGAGAAGGGCGTATGTAACA includes the following:
- the GTF2E1 gene encoding general transcription factor IIE subunit 1, producing the protein MTDPDVLTEVPAALKRLAKYVVRGFYGIEHALALDILIRNPCVKEEDMLELLKFDRKQLRAVLNTLKGDKFIKCRMRVETAPDGKTTRHNYYFINYRLLVNVVKYKLDHMRRRIETDERDSTNRASFKCPICFSTFTDLEANQLFDPRTGTFRCTFCETEVEEDESAMPKKDARTLVARFNEQIEPIYALLRETEDVNLAYEILEPEPTEIPALKQSKERAAGAGSGTAAGLAGGHHREAWTTKGPSYEDLYTQNVVISMEDQEDLNRCANEGKPARERPIWLRESTVQGAYDPDEIKDGGRDLDVFQEREESRTALDDNEEVMRALLIHEKKTPSASTVTVSGTAPLSGGNASDSESETSESEEESPPRPAAMATTTYGLEEEEEDEEFEVVAEDPTVTVAGRPHSYSQVSQRPELVAQMTPEEKEVYIAMGQRMFEDMFD